A genomic window from Catenulispora sp. MAP5-51 includes:
- a CDS encoding discoidin domain-containing protein, giving the protein MKLLRTILATALGACGAVAVAAPAAHASGTMYYVDSAGGSDANSGTSASSPWQSLAKVDATAFQPGDTIAFKGGDAWSGAGLTITSSGSASAPITVTSYGTGRALLAGNDAVQATVTLSNVHDVQVSNLEVTNSVNLAVSNSTDYRGIYVVAKDTGNMPGIVIANNYVHNVDGKGTSRIGEGGIVVGVRGNTTPTWFSNLRITGNEVADSNTYGISTFTTWCASCDIYTAETGIPTSEVSATRQAFTGSVFQDNYVHDVAGGGITPQYIDNGLVQGNTVDKAASHRLVFGGGNVGIWWQGTNNLLVQYNTVRRTAVDDFGNPDPVDDMGFDADMGSQNSVVQYNYSDSNNGGFFMCLITSDNNIVRYNVSQNDGYREFSVWSGCSNLRVYNNTVWGTSATETRHNSDGSTFQQGVEAFVRDQDQYNNEMFDNVFYNPQHATYAYSGDNSMDYSHNLYWDGSASSTVTPANDPSAIVADPEFVNPGAAVPPTGVVTTAQLRQILAGYATQSSSPARDAGVSTSTAPKTDLFGTAIPAGAVDLGASQHAVSVTASTSFATGQGTIANLADGDPGTSWASTASPSFPGTVALNYSQARTIDGVTLAAAFGQGQGPTSVDVQTWNGSAWVTQVSGAALAWKQNTASPEYVRIALPSAVTTTGIQLVVRAANHTWGDVALNEVIPTFGASASSGLGVRSGLSSAWLVGGTMQQTWASASSPTLPNAVEIDPGATQTVSSVTLSAWYGQGQGPTSVSVEANPGGVWQQVLAPTAISWSSNTGTVENRTLTLPSAITATQFRIVIRAANLSWGAVALNKVALNS; this is encoded by the coding sequence ATGAAGCTCCTCCGTACCATCCTCGCGACCGCGCTCGGGGCCTGCGGCGCCGTCGCGGTGGCCGCGCCGGCGGCGCACGCCTCCGGGACCATGTACTACGTCGACTCGGCCGGCGGCAGCGACGCCAACTCCGGCACCTCGGCGTCCTCGCCCTGGCAGTCGCTGGCCAAGGTGGACGCCACCGCGTTCCAGCCCGGGGACACGATCGCTTTCAAGGGCGGCGACGCCTGGAGCGGCGCGGGCCTGACGATCACCTCGTCCGGCTCCGCGTCGGCACCGATCACCGTCACGTCCTACGGCACCGGACGCGCGCTGCTGGCCGGCAACGACGCGGTCCAGGCGACGGTCACGCTCTCCAACGTGCACGACGTCCAGGTGAGCAATCTCGAGGTCACCAACAGCGTCAACCTCGCGGTCTCGAACAGCACCGACTACCGCGGCATCTACGTCGTCGCCAAGGACACCGGGAACATGCCCGGCATCGTCATCGCGAACAACTACGTCCACAACGTCGACGGCAAGGGCACCTCGCGCATCGGCGAGGGCGGCATCGTCGTGGGCGTGCGCGGCAACACCACCCCGACCTGGTTCTCGAACCTGCGGATCACCGGCAACGAGGTGGCGGACTCCAACACCTACGGCATCTCGACGTTCACCACCTGGTGCGCGTCCTGTGACATCTACACCGCCGAGACCGGCATCCCGACGTCCGAGGTCTCCGCGACCCGGCAGGCGTTCACCGGCTCGGTCTTCCAGGACAACTACGTGCACGACGTCGCCGGCGGCGGCATCACCCCGCAGTACATCGACAACGGCCTGGTGCAGGGCAACACCGTCGACAAGGCGGCCTCGCACCGGCTGGTGTTCGGCGGCGGCAACGTCGGCATCTGGTGGCAGGGCACGAACAACCTGCTGGTGCAGTACAACACCGTGCGCCGGACGGCCGTCGACGACTTCGGGAACCCGGATCCGGTCGACGACATGGGATTCGACGCCGACATGGGCTCGCAGAACAGCGTCGTGCAGTACAACTACAGCGACTCGAACAACGGCGGGTTCTTCATGTGCCTGATCACGTCGGACAACAACATCGTCCGGTACAACGTGAGCCAGAACGACGGGTACCGCGAGTTCAGCGTCTGGTCCGGCTGCTCGAACCTGCGCGTGTACAACAACACGGTCTGGGGCACCTCGGCGACCGAGACCCGGCACAACAGCGACGGGTCCACGTTCCAGCAGGGCGTCGAGGCGTTCGTCCGGGACCAGGACCAGTACAACAACGAGATGTTCGACAACGTCTTCTACAACCCGCAGCACGCGACGTACGCGTACAGCGGCGACAACTCGATGGACTACAGCCACAACCTGTACTGGGACGGCTCGGCGTCCTCGACGGTGACCCCGGCGAACGACCCGTCCGCGATCGTCGCGGACCCGGAGTTCGTGAACCCCGGCGCGGCCGTCCCGCCGACCGGCGTCGTGACCACCGCCCAGCTGCGACAGATCCTCGCCGGGTACGCGACGCAGAGCTCGTCCCCGGCGCGGGACGCCGGCGTCTCCACCTCGACCGCGCCGAAGACGGACCTGTTCGGGACCGCGATCCCGGCGGGCGCCGTGGACCTCGGCGCTTCGCAGCACGCTGTCTCGGTGACCGCGTCGACGTCGTTCGCCACCGGCCAGGGGACGATCGCGAACCTCGCCGACGGCGACCCGGGCACGTCGTGGGCCTCGACGGCCTCGCCGTCGTTCCCCGGCACGGTCGCGCTGAACTACAGCCAGGCGCGGACGATCGACGGCGTCACGCTCGCCGCGGCCTTCGGCCAGGGCCAGGGTCCGACCTCGGTCGACGTCCAGACGTGGAACGGTTCCGCGTGGGTGACCCAGGTGTCCGGCGCGGCACTGGCCTGGAAGCAGAACACCGCGTCCCCGGAATACGTGCGGATCGCCCTGCCCTCGGCGGTGACCACGACCGGGATACAGCTCGTCGTCAGGGCGGCGAACCACACCTGGGGTGACGTAGCCCTGAACGAGGTGATACCGACCTTCGGCGCCTCGGCCTCGTCCGGTCTCGGGGTCCGGAGCGGGCTGTCCTCGGCCTGGCTGGTCGGCGGGACGATGCAGCAGACGTGGGCCTCGGCGAGTTCGCCGACGCTGCCGAACGCGGTGGAGATCGATCCGGGCGCGACGCAGACGGTCTCCTCGGTGACGCTCTCCGCTTGGTACGGCCAGGGTCAGGGACCGACGTCGGTGAGCGTCGAGGCGAACCCCGGCGGCGTCTGGCAGCAGGTGCTGGCGCCCACGGCGATCAGCTGGAGCAGCAACACCGGCACGGTGGAGAACAGGACCCTGACTCTTCCCTCCGCGATCACCGCGACCCAGTTCCGGATCGTGATCCGCGCGGCGAACCTGTCGTGGGGCGCGGTGGCGCTGAACAAGGTGGCGCTGAACTCCTGA
- a CDS encoding cell wall-binding repeat-containing protein, with product MAVAALVASSIGTVLAAGGAAHATTYGGNGANPVTITVGGAIHVVGGGTVALPAGAHDVSWAGQGGRFAYIGADNGVYTADFNGANVIKIAQATAPSHTVWDVSSEAVYWTEGTGAGAKVVGALANGNSLGTERPTWDLISSAPAGLGLSNADVAGDQIGSTVVQTTDQSGNTGIGLATYNSAGQQSFATVVAPDVATKGGSAPTISADGKTIVFVRTDANNDAQLFATSLQNNAWSAPKQITWNTGAHATPIFEAATQTDTQAVSDQTVAFEYTARTGTATTGTYSVDVAAALAAATPAPQLEKSVSGDSGGLAVRTDNPGHVFRFAGSDRIDTAVLTSHETWRTVNAGASDTRQQAQSVVLSRSDDFADALGGSSLAAHKGGPLLLTPTASLNTETLNEIKRVLPAHGTVYVLGGTAAISPAVQTALTRAGYTVSRIAGADRFETAVKIANAVSPNASDVLLATGTNFADALSAGAAAGSYTGMTVVLTNGNTMPASTESYLEGKANSGQLHYLAAVGGAANNALKAAKWSGYDALVGTDRYQTSYMVAHEIFGAFGAVGVATGVTWPDSLSGGALMGNRQGPLLLVNPVTGLSPADNALIDANRGAANWAFVFGGTKALPLRVDQQLAADVATASGSGDSAGHPAASHLSTPHVARG from the coding sequence GTGGCGGTCGCCGCTCTCGTCGCTTCCTCCATCGGCACCGTCCTCGCCGCCGGGGGCGCGGCGCACGCGACCACCTACGGTGGTAACGGGGCGAACCCGGTGACGATCACCGTCGGCGGCGCCATCCACGTCGTCGGCGGCGGCACGGTCGCGCTGCCGGCCGGCGCCCACGACGTCTCGTGGGCCGGCCAGGGCGGCCGGTTCGCCTACATCGGTGCCGACAACGGCGTCTACACCGCCGACTTCAACGGCGCCAACGTCATCAAGATCGCTCAGGCCACGGCGCCGTCGCACACGGTCTGGGACGTCAGCAGCGAGGCCGTGTACTGGACCGAGGGCACCGGTGCCGGCGCCAAGGTCGTCGGCGCGCTGGCCAACGGCAACTCGCTGGGCACCGAGCGTCCGACCTGGGACCTGATCTCGTCGGCGCCGGCGGGTCTGGGTCTGAGCAACGCCGACGTGGCCGGCGACCAGATCGGCAGCACCGTGGTGCAGACCACGGACCAGAGCGGCAACACCGGTATCGGTCTGGCGACCTACAACTCCGCCGGGCAGCAGAGCTTCGCCACGGTCGTGGCTCCGGACGTCGCCACCAAGGGCGGCTCGGCGCCGACGATCTCGGCCGACGGCAAGACCATCGTCTTCGTCCGGACCGACGCCAACAACGACGCGCAGCTGTTCGCGACGTCCCTGCAGAACAACGCCTGGTCCGCGCCGAAGCAGATCACCTGGAACACCGGCGCGCACGCCACGCCGATCTTCGAGGCCGCCACGCAGACCGACACCCAGGCCGTCTCCGACCAGACCGTCGCCTTCGAGTACACCGCCCGCACCGGCACCGCGACCACCGGCACTTACTCGGTGGACGTGGCGGCGGCGCTGGCCGCCGCGACGCCGGCTCCGCAGCTGGAGAAGAGCGTCTCGGGAGACAGCGGCGGCCTGGCCGTGCGCACCGACAACCCGGGCCACGTCTTCCGGTTCGCCGGTTCCGACCGCATCGACACCGCGGTCCTGACCTCCCACGAGACCTGGCGGACGGTCAACGCGGGCGCCAGCGACACGCGCCAGCAGGCCCAGTCGGTCGTTCTGAGCCGTTCCGACGACTTCGCCGACGCCCTCGGCGGCTCGTCGCTGGCCGCGCACAAGGGCGGCCCGCTGCTGCTCACCCCCACCGCGTCGCTGAACACCGAGACGCTGAACGAGATCAAGCGGGTCCTGCCGGCCCACGGCACGGTCTACGTCCTCGGCGGCACCGCGGCCATCTCGCCGGCGGTCCAGACCGCGCTGACCCGGGCGGGCTACACCGTCAGCCGCATCGCCGGCGCGGACCGGTTCGAGACCGCGGTCAAGATCGCGAACGCGGTCTCCCCCAACGCCTCGGACGTGCTGCTCGCCACCGGCACGAACTTCGCGGACGCGCTGTCCGCGGGTGCGGCGGCCGGTTCCTACACCGGTATGACCGTGGTCCTGACCAACGGCAACACCATGCCGGCCTCGACCGAGTCCTACCTGGAGGGCAAGGCCAACAGCGGCCAGCTCCACTACCTGGCCGCCGTCGGCGGGGCGGCGAACAACGCCCTCAAGGCCGCCAAGTGGTCCGGCTACGACGCCCTGGTCGGCACCGACCGGTACCAGACGTCCTACATGGTGGCCCACGAGATCTTCGGCGCCTTCGGCGCCGTCGGTGTCGCCACCGGTGTGACCTGGCCGGACTCGCTGTCCGGCGGCGCGCTGATGGGCAACCGCCAGGGCCCGCTGCTGCTGGTGAACCCGGTGACCGGCCTCAGCCCGGCCGACAACGCCCTGATCGACGCCAACCGCGGCGCCGCGAACTGGGCCTTCGTGTTCGGCGGGACCAAGGCCCTGCCGCTGCGCGTCGACCAGCAGCTGGCGGCGGACGTCGCCACCGCCTCGGGTTCCGGGGACAGCGCCGGCCACCCGGCGGCTTCGCACCTGTCGACGCCGCACGTCGCGCGGGGCTGA